A genomic window from Maridesulfovibrio sp. includes:
- the murA gene encoding UDP-N-acetylglucosamine 1-carboxyvinyltransferase yields MDKLVIEGGIALNGPIRVSGSKNAALPILLACILPEGPVKLSNVPRLRDIHTTLKLLDILGCETSFNGNDVTSEVKDLKVEAPYDLVKTMRASVLCLGPLLALKGEAKVALPGGCAIGARPVDLHLTAFEQMGATFDLESGYIHGKCEKLKGTHINFDFPTVGGTENVLMAAALAEGETLIENAAREPEVVDLANFLIACGAKISGHGTSIITVQGVSSLKGCEYRIMPDRIEAGTYMVAAAMTDGELLIQDCPFQELESVVHKMRKMGVFLEEEEGGVRVRRINGLLSGVDITTQPYPGFPTDMQAQLMTLMCLANGAGTIEEKIFENRFMHVQELVRMGANIKLKGHTAMIRGVEKLTGAPVMASDLRASASLVVAGLAASGRTDVQRIYHLDRGYEKLEDKLSAVGARVWREKE; encoded by the coding sequence ATGGATAAATTAGTTATTGAAGGTGGTATTGCCCTGAATGGTCCGATCAGGGTCAGTGGTTCTAAAAATGCAGCTCTGCCGATTCTCCTGGCCTGCATCCTTCCGGAAGGTCCGGTTAAACTCAGCAATGTCCCCCGTCTGAGGGATATTCATACCACTCTCAAGCTTCTTGATATTCTGGGTTGTGAAACGTCTTTCAATGGAAACGATGTTACAAGCGAAGTTAAAGATCTTAAAGTTGAGGCTCCGTATGATCTGGTTAAGACTATGCGCGCTTCAGTTCTTTGTCTTGGACCATTGCTTGCCCTTAAAGGAGAAGCAAAGGTCGCGCTTCCCGGAGGTTGTGCTATCGGTGCCCGTCCTGTTGATCTGCATCTGACTGCTTTCGAGCAGATGGGTGCTACTTTTGACCTTGAGTCCGGTTATATTCACGGTAAATGTGAAAAATTAAAAGGAACACATATCAATTTTGATTTTCCCACAGTTGGCGGAACAGAGAATGTGCTTATGGCTGCCGCCCTTGCTGAAGGTGAGACTCTCATAGAAAATGCCGCCCGCGAGCCTGAAGTTGTAGACCTTGCTAATTTTCTTATTGCATGTGGCGCAAAAATTTCCGGCCACGGAACCAGCATTATTACCGTGCAGGGTGTTTCTTCCCTGAAAGGCTGTGAGTACAGAATCATGCCTGACCGCATTGAGGCCGGAACTTACATGGTTGCCGCCGCGATGACTGACGGCGAGTTGCTTATACAGGATTGTCCATTTCAGGAGCTTGAGTCCGTAGTTCACAAGATGCGTAAGATGGGGGTCTTTTTAGAGGAAGAAGAGGGTGGAGTACGCGTGCGCCGCATCAATGGACTTCTTTCCGGCGTGGATATAACCACCCAGCCCTATCCCGGATTTCCTACAGACATGCAGGCTCAGCTCATGACTCTCATGTGTCTGGCCAATGGAGCCGGGACCATTGAGGAGAAAATTTTTGAAAACCGTTTCATGCATGTGCAGGAACTGGTTCGCATGGGCGCAAACATCAAGCTCAAAGGGCATACTGCAATGATCCGCGGTGTTGAAAAACTGACCGGTGCACCGGTGATGGCTTCCGACCTGCGGGCCAGTGCCTCCCTTGTTGTGGCCGGACTGGCAGCTTCAGGGCGGACAGATGTTCAGCGTATCTATCACCTTGATCGTGGGTATGAAAAGTTGGAAGACAAGCTTTCCGCTGTTGGCGCAAGGGTCTGGCGCGAGAAAGAGTAG